A region of Desulfobacterales bacterium DNA encodes the following proteins:
- a CDS encoding toll/interleukin-1 receptor domain-containing protein: MAIPQHLEVLNKGVSAWNQWRTENADTEPDLAGSNLSKADLKGANLSETDLRWADLTWANLGGANLNRADLRRANLSRAIFNMANLSEANLSETYLSGADLSEADLKRAIFIRSDLASADLSNADCQRADFRWAYLIKAIFNNANLTGANLIEANLTKAELKRSNLSEVFVAWSCFGDNNLSETIGLNAVKHFGPSTIGIDTVYRSRGNIPKEFLQGAGVPEHFISYTSYLNEKAFKYNSCFISFSGNDRNFIDKIGDDLQREGIRCWYAPEEMKMGDAIRQQVDQLIRIQDKLIVVLSKFSVESQWIQKEVEAAIEEEHNRNRSVLFPLRLDNGRMDAEKEWLENLQKTHEIYDFTAWRNWEAYFTQFNRLVENLKAE, encoded by the coding sequence ATGGCAATTCCCCAGCATCTGGAAGTCCTCAACAAGGGCGTCTCAGCTTGGAATCAATGGCGCACAGAAAATGCCGATACCGAACCCGATTTGGCGGGTTCCAACTTGAGCAAAGCGGATCTGAAAGGCGCCAATTTAAGCGAAACCGATTTAAGGTGGGCAGATTTGACCTGGGCCAATTTGGGTGGCGCCAACCTCAATCGTGCTGACTTGCGGCGAGCAAACCTCAGTCGTGCAATTTTTAATATGGCCAATTTGAGCGAAGCCAACCTTAGTGAAACGTACCTCAGCGGGGCTGACTTAAGTGAGGCTGACTTAAAACGAGCGATATTTATACGCTCGGATTTGGCCAGCGCAGACCTCAGCAACGCGGATTGCCAGCGGGCCGACTTCAGATGGGCCTATCTTATTAAGGCCATTTTTAACAACGCCAATCTCACGGGTGCCAATTTGATCGAAGCCAATCTGACGAAAGCTGAACTAAAACGCAGCAACCTCAGTGAAGTTTTTGTTGCTTGGAGCTGTTTCGGTGATAACAATCTGAGTGAGACGATCGGTCTGAATGCGGTCAAGCATTTCGGGCCTTCAACCATCGGAATCGACACGGTTTATCGTTCGCGAGGTAACATTCCTAAGGAATTTCTCCAGGGGGCCGGTGTGCCGGAACATTTTATTTCCTATACCAGTTATTTGAATGAAAAAGCCTTTAAGTATAACAGCTGTTTTATCAGTTTTTCGGGTAACGATCGCAATTTTATCGATAAAATCGGTGACGACTTGCAACGCGAAGGTATCCGCTGCTGGTATGCGCCCGAAGAAATGAAGATGGGAGATGCCATTCGGCAACAGGTCGATCAGTTAATCCGCATTCAGGATAAACTGATAGTGGTACTCTCAAAATTTTCAGTCGAAAGTCAGTGGATTCAAAAAGAGGTGGAAGCAGCCATCGAGGAAGAACACAATCGCAACCGGTCTGTTTTATTTCCGTTGCGTTTGGATAATGGCCGCATGGATGCTGAAAAGGAATGGCTAGAAAATCTTCAAAAAACCCATGAAATTTATGATTTTACGGCCTGGCGGAACTGGGAGGCGTATTTTACCCAATTTAATCGCTTGGTCGAAAATTTGAAAGCGGAATAG
- the larB gene encoding nickel pincer cofactor biosynthesis protein LarB translates to MDHQLLTTILKSVAGGQLSVKDALEKLRHLNFEDIEFAHVDHHRSLRKGFPEVIFGEGKTADQVIGIMDKMMRQENILLVTRIGPQKADAVIARFPDAIYHPDARMIVWMLKKPQIIGRGTILIISAGTSDIPVAKEAYLTAAAMGNKVETIYDVGVSGIHRLLGHREAIESASVLVVVAGMEGALPSVVAGMVSRPVIAVPTSVGYGVSLGGLTALFAMLNSCSSNVAVVNIDNGFGAGYVAAMINRR, encoded by the coding sequence ATGGACCATCAATTGCTGACAACTATTTTAAAATCAGTGGCCGGCGGCCAATTATCCGTTAAAGATGCGCTTGAAAAACTGCGCCATCTGAATTTTGAGGATATTGAATTTGCGCATGTGGATCATCACCGCTCTTTGCGCAAAGGGTTTCCAGAAGTGATCTTTGGTGAGGGAAAAACTGCAGACCAGGTGATCGGCATAATGGATAAAATGATGCGTCAGGAAAATATTTTGCTGGTGACGCGTATTGGACCGCAAAAAGCAGATGCCGTAATTGCCCGCTTTCCGGATGCGATTTATCATCCCGATGCCCGCATGATCGTGTGGATGCTCAAAAAGCCGCAGATTATCGGTCGCGGCACCATTCTTATTATATCAGCCGGCACATCTGACATTCCTGTGGCCAAAGAAGCCTATTTGACCGCCGCTGCTATGGGCAACAAGGTGGAAACCATATATGATGTGGGCGTATCGGGCATTCATCGTTTGTTGGGTCACCGTGAAGCAATTGAATCGGCATCTGTGCTGGTGGTTGTTGCTGGAATGGAGGGCGCTTTGCCCAGTGTTGTTGCTGGTATGGTCAGCCGGCCCGTGATTGCCGTACCCACCAGTGTCGGCTACGGCGTCAGCCTCGGTGGTCTAACCGCGCTGTTTGCGATGCTCAACAGTTGCAGCTCCAATGTTGCGGTCGTCAATATCGATAACGGTTTTGGTGCGGGGTATGTGGCGGCGATGATCAATCGGCGGTAA